From bacterium BMS3Abin11, one genomic window encodes:
- the sodB gene encoding superoxide dismutase [Fe], translating to MEHKLPELPYAKNALEPHISAETLEYHYGKHHATYVANLNKLIVGTEFEDTTLEGIIRKAPTGGLFNNAAQVWNHSFYWNCLSPSGGGEASGTLAAAIDSAFGSFDAFKEKFSTSAVTNFGSGWTWLVKKADGSVDIANTSNAGNPMVDGVIPLMTCDVWEHAYYIDYRNARPKYVESFWNLINWDFVARQLG from the coding sequence ATGGAACATAAACTGCCAGAACTGCCCTATGCGAAAAATGCCCTTGAACCGCACATCTCCGCCGAGACGCTGGAGTATCACTATGGTAAGCACCACGCCACTTACGTTGCCAATCTCAACAAACTGATTGTCGGCACCGAATTCGAGGATACTACGCTAGAGGGTATTATCAGGAAGGCCCCGACTGGCGGCCTGTTCAACAATGCCGCTCAGGTCTGGAACCATAGCTTCTACTGGAACTGTCTTAGTCCCAGTGGTGGTGGCGAAGCGTCCGGTACCCTGGCTGCAGCCATCGACAGTGCCTTCGGTTCCTTCGACGCCTTCAAGGAAAAATTCTCCACTTCCGCCGTGACCAACTTCGGTTCTGGCTGGACCTGGCTGGTGAAGAAGGCCGACGGCAGCGTCGACATTGCCAATACTAGTAATGCCGGTAACCCGATGGTGGACGGCGTGATACCGCTGATGACCTGCGATGTGTGGGAACACGCCTACTATATCGATTATCGCAACGCCCGGCCCAAATATGTCGAGTCCTTCTGGAACCTGATCAACTGGGATTTCGTCGCCAGGCAACTTGGCTAA